A single window of Mycosarcoma maydis chromosome 1, whole genome shotgun sequence DNA harbors:
- a CDS encoding uncharacterized protein (reviewed:yes 2), with amino-acid sequence MVATSAQRAAVRMLRGWRTSVVRTSTSVTSTSILPLSTRLRCSDLPHQPLMAVQRRLKSKRSSAQYIDPNAADADDVPVIKTKGKASKNNRAAQPTSRGARTKRGDAEQSSDVEYKTSTRNQHLPDEAFDFDAISSHMSRAVERFRSTASTLVGSFGRADPSLLDSIKVEYPAGSSSKALHPLRDFATVGVRDGALIVTAFDADMVKHIERAIYASNLNLTPQTQAGGEENVLRVAVPQPTTESRQALVKDLTKICENARVSIRDARHKAQKQIKSDIDRKVVGKSEGDRESKKVEAETKKWSTQVDHLFEKIKATLLLV; translated from the coding sequence ATGGTAGCAACTTCCGCACAGCGTGCCGCTGTAAGGATGCTTAGAGGTTGGCGCACCTCGGTGGTTCGAACGAGCACAAGCGTGACTTCGACTAGCATACTGCCATTGAGCACTCGTTTGCGATGCTCAGACCTGCCGCATCAGCCGTTGATGGCCGTCCAGCGTCGCTTGAAATCCAAGCGCTCCTCAGCACAATACATCGATCCGAATGCAGCTGACGCTGACGACGTGCCCGTGATCAAGACCAAAGGCAAAGCGTCCAAAAATAACCGTGCGGCGCAACCCACGTCGCGCGGAGCTCGTACTAAACGTGGCGACGCAGAACAATCCTCGGATGTTGAATATAAGACTTCGACCCGCAACCAGCACCTCCCAGACGAAGCATTCGACTTTGACGCTATCTCGTCGCACATGTCTCGCGCAGTTGAGCGGTTTCGTtcgacagcgtcgacgttggtcGGTTCGTTCGGTCGTGCCGACccgagcttgctcgactcgatcaaAGTCGAGTACCCGGCAGGATCTAGCTCAAAAGCGCTTCACCCGTTGCGAGATTTTGCCACGGTCGGTGTCAGGGACGGCGCACTCATCGTAACCGCCTTCGACGCGGATATGGTAAAACACATCGAACGCGCCATCTATGCGAGCAACCTCAACCTCACACCACAAACCCAAGCTGGGGGCGAAGAAAACGTACTTCGCGTAGCCGTACCACAACCCACAACCGAGTCGAGACAAGCCTTGGTCAAAGATCTCACAAAGATCTGCGAAAATGCAAGGGTCAGCATCAGAGACGCTCGCCACAAGGCGCAGAAACAGATCAAGTCGGACATCGACAGGAAAGTGGTCGGCAAGAGCGAAGGCGACAGGGAGTCCAAAAAGGTAGAAGCCGAGACGAAAAAGTGGTCGACCCAGGTAGATCACTTGTtcgaaaagatcaaggcAACATTGTTGTTGGTATGA
- a CDS encoding uncharacterized protein (related to levodione reductase) has protein sequence MAQTKEDQQKHAYAATLQRLERIRNHLDTRPRSGRLAGKVAIITGCGSLSGIGRATALQFAHEGVKHIYVCDIDDENLPLLKETIAKRYPDVKCTAIASDAAEEASVTSIIDQAVADNGHLDIFFANAARATGAPITATDVEDLETTHHINVTSCFLACKYASQAMLKTHPKHKPEPSGSIIMTASVAGIRSGAGSVDYSASKAAVISLAQTTSWQLQRTNIRVNAVCPGLIETGMTMPTFEMARERGTAGKIGQLNPTARYGVAAEIANAVTFLASDEATYVNGVALPVDGGLQASLPVVPGKFH, from the exons ATGGCACAGACAAAGGAAGATCAACAAAAGCACGCATATGCTGCTACGCtgcagcgactcgagcgcatccgcaaCCACCTTGATACTCGTCCTCGTTCGGGTCGTCTTGCGGGCAAAGTGGCCATCATCACCGGCTGCGGCAGTCTCTCGGGTATTGG GCGAGCTACAGCGCTTCAGTTTGCACACGAAGGCGTCAAGCACATTTACGTATGCGATATCGACGATGAGAATCTTCCTTTGCTCAAAGAAACCATTGCCAAACGATATCCTGATGTCAAATGCACCGCCATCGCCTCTGATGCCGCCGAAGAAGCTTCTGTTACCAGCATTATCGACCAAGCCGTGGCTGACAATGGTCACTTGGACATTTTCTTTGCCAACGCCGCTCGTGCCACCGGCGCACCTATCACCGCAACCGACGTGGAAGACCTCGAAACCACGCACCACATCAACGTCACCTCTTGCTTCCTCGCTTGCAAATACGCCTCGCAAGCAATGCTCAAAACTCACCCTAAGCATAAACCCGAACCCAGCGGTTCCATCATCATGACCGCCTCGGTAGCCGGGATCCGATCCGGTGCCGGAAGCGTCGATTACTCGGCCAGTAAAGCCGCTGTTATCAGCTTGGCACAGACGACATcctggcagctgcagagaACCAATATCAGGGTGAATGCGGTCTGCCCAGGTCTGATCGAAACAGGAATGACCATGCCCACGTTTGAAATGGCAAGGGAAAGAGGTACGGCAGGTAAGATCGGTCAGCTCAACCCAACCGCAAGGTACGGTGTCGCCGCCGAGATCGCTAACGCTGTCACATTCCTGGCTTCGGATGAAGCAACGTATGTCAACGGTGTCGCGCTGCCAGTAGATGGTGGCTTGCAGGCGAGCTTGCCGGTCGTTCCCGGCAAGTTTCACTAG
- a CDS encoding putative uracil phosphoribosyltransferase: protein MSQSSIHVVSHPLISHHLANLRLADTSPKEFRSLVRNISSVLCIEASRSLPVKQVQGQGPLATFQGEQLSERIGLVPILRAGLGMTEACLELLPENTSVLHIGLFREKVSLQPVEYYNKLPVSPTVDQVIILDPLIATGGTAVACIQMILDWGIPVEKIKFLCVLASQKGLENVVKSVPGLEVWVGHVDPQLSEKGLILPGLGDTGDRLFDTQT, encoded by the exons ATGTCACAATCGAGTATCCACGTCGTCTCGCATCCTCTGATCTCACATCATTTGGCGAATCTGCGCCTTGCGGATACCTCGCCCAAGG AGTTCCGCTCACTTGTGAGGAATATCTCGTCGGTCCTCTGTATCGAAGCttcgcgctcgcttccCGTTAAGCAAGTTCAAGGCCAAGGGCCGTTGGCCACCTTTCAGGGCGAACAGCTCTCAGAACGCATTGGTCTCGTCCCCATTCTCCGGGCTGGTCTTGGAATGACTGAAGCGTGTCTGGAACTGCTCCCCGAAAACACATCGGTGCTTCATATTGGTCTTTTCAGAGAAAAAGTATCGCTTCAGCCCGTCGAATACTACAACAAGCTGCCCGTCTCTCCCACTGTCGACCAGGTGATCATCCTCGATCCACTGATCGCAACTGGTGGCACAGCTGTG GCGTGTATCCAAATGATTCTGGATTGGGGCATTCCAGTGGAGAAAATCAAGTTCCTCTGCGTTCTCGCGTCTCAGAAGGGTCTCGAGAATGTGGTCAAATCAGTGCCAGGGCTCGAGGTTTGGGTCGGCCACGTTGATCCTCAGCTCAGCGAAAAGGGTCTCATCCTGCCAGGCTTGGGCGATACTGGAGACCGCTTGTTCGACACTCAGACCTAG
- a CDS encoding uncharacterized protein (related to NonF protein, involved in nonactin biosynthesis), protein MSKKILVVFTSHTKLIGSDHPTGYYLPEIAHPYYILKDAGYTLVSASPKGGKAPLDQSSVDAFKDDADSVKFLNDTEAQDWVNNTKRLSEFSASSVSEFDAIFYPGGHGPCFDLPVDTTSQELIKTFYEAGKPTSAVCHAPAVFADVKLSDGSYLVNGKKITCFTNQEEEQAGLTKAIPWLVESRLIERGATFEKAEPWAEKVIVDKTGGRVLISGQNPASAAAVGRQILAALQA, encoded by the coding sequence ATGTCGAAGAAGATTCTGGTTGTATTCACCTCGCACACCAAGCTCATTGGGTCGGACCATCCGACAGGTTACTACCTCCCCGAGATCGCCCACCCGTACTACATCCTCAAGGATGCCGGCTACACTCTCGTCTCGGCTTCACCCAAAGGAGGCAAAGCGCCTCTCGATCAGTCGTCCGTCGATGCCTTCAAAGACGACGCTGACAGTGTCAAGTTCCTCAACGACACCGAAGCTCAGGACTGGGTGAACAACACCAAACGTCTCTCGGAGttctctgcttcttccgtCTCTGAATTTGACGCCATCTTTTATCCCGGTGGGCACGGACCATGCTTCGACCTACCCGTCGACACCACCTCGCAGGAGCTGATCAAAACCTTCTACGAAGCAGGTAAACCCACCTCTGCCGTGTGCCATGCTCCTGCTGTTTTCGCGGACGTCAAGCTCAGCGATGGTAGCTACCTGGTCAACGGTAAGAAGATTACCTGCTTTACCAACCAAGAAGAGGAACAGGCGGGTCTGACCAAGGCTATCCCTTGGCTGGTCGAAAGCAGGCTGATCGAACGCGGTGCCACGTTTGAAAAGGCCGAGCCGTGGGCCGAAAAAGTCATTGTGGATAAGACCGGCGGCAGAGTGTTGATCTCTGGTCAGAACCCGGCtagtgctgctgcggtcgGAAGGCAGATTCTGGCTGCTCTCCAGGCTTGA
- a CDS encoding uncharacterized protein (related to Protein dltE), giving the protein MVGKILDFECAVITGGAGGLGYAMAEYFLSQNKKVILVGRTESKLVQASKKLSNAPYYVLDTGNVHEFPAFTQKLLCEHPEVDCLINNAGVQRPLEVQNLALDKVDNEININIRGPVHLATAFLDHLKSKKLGVIMNVSSVLGFVPYSIINPNYNGTKAYIHFWSEAQRIQLKHTNVRVVEIVPPSVGTDLHRERENPDDNKKHLGAINSLTVQEFMDDLVKGLKADQDVISAGSGIALVNKWDNAFREQFQSAAEKYQPK; this is encoded by the coding sequence ATGGTCGGAAAGATCCTCGACTTTGAATGCGCCGTTATCACCGGCGGTGCAGGAGGACTCGGCTATGCAATGGCCGAGTACTTTCTCTCGCAAAATAAAAAggtcatcctcgtcggtcGTACCGAGTCCAAGCTAGTGCAAGCATCAAAGAAGCTCTCAAATGCTCCTTATTACGTGCTCGACACTGGGAATGTGCACGAATTCCCAGCGTTCACGCAAAAGCTGCTGTGCGAGCATCCCGAGGTGGACTGCCTGATTAACAACGCTGGAGTTCAGCGACCGCTCGAAGTACAGAATCTCGCGCTGGACAAAGTAGACAACGAgatcaacatcaacatTCGCGGACCAGTGCATCTCGCAACTGCCTTTCTGGATCACCTCAAAAGCAAGAAGCTTGGCGTGATCATGAACGTCAGCTCCGTATTGGGTTTCGTACCATACAGCATCATCAACCCAAATTACAACGGCACCAAGGCCTATATCCACTTCTGGAGTGAGGCGCAGAGGATACAGCTCAAGCATACCAATGTGAGGGTGGTGGAGATTGTACCGCCAAGTGTAGGTACTGATCTGCATAGGGAAAGGGAGAATCCGGACGACAACAAGAAGCATCTGGGAGCTATCAATTCGTTGACAGTGCAAGAATTCATGGACGACTTGGTCAAGGGGCTCAAGGCAGACCAGGACGTGATCAGCGCTGGGTCAGGTATTGCACTCGTCAACAAATGGGACAACGCCTTCAGGGAGCAGTTTCAGAGCGCTGCTGAGAAGTATCAGCCCAAGTGA